A single region of the Labrus bergylta chromosome 10, fLabBer1.1, whole genome shotgun sequence genome encodes:
- the cyp17a1 gene encoding steroid 17-alpha-hydroxylase/17,20 lyase, translating to MALLLLRNLLHSFCNALRPLSQTPQTGPSAADMAVFLLLCVFFAVGLALLALQLKLRMSVHGPQEPPRLPSLPLIGSLLSLRSPHPPHLLFKELQRKYGQTYSLMMGSHCVIIVNHHTHAKEVLMKKGKIFAGRPRTVTTDVLTRDGKDIAFGDYSTTWRFHRKIVHGALCMFGEGSAAIEKIITAEAQSLCAILSEAAAARLALDLSPELTRAVTNVICALCFNSSYRRGDPEFEAMLSYSQGIVDTVAKDSLVDIFPWLQIFPNADLHLLKKCVAIRDQLLQKQYDKHKVDYSDSVQRDLMDALLRAKRSAENNNTVELGADSVGLSDDHLLMTVGDIFGAGVETTSTVLKWAITYLIHHPQVQRHIQEELDSKVGGDRSPQLSDRGSLPYLEATIREVLRIRPVAPLLIPHMALSDSSIGDFTVRKGTRVIINLWSLHHDEKEWKNPELFDPGRFLNSEGTGLIIPSASYLPFGAGVRVCLGEALAKMELFLFLSCILQRFTLSVPSGQPLPSLEGKFGVVLQPAKYNVNATPRPGWERIKCQPC from the exons atggccctgctgctgctcagaaaCCTGCTGCACTCCTTTTGTAATGCTTTGCGTCCACTGAGCCAGACCCCTCAGACAGGGCCCTCAGCTGCAGATATGgctgtgtttctgttactgtgtgtgttttttgctgtGGGTCTGGCTTTGCTGGCACTGCAGTTGAAGCTTAGGATGTCTGTGCACGGCCCCCAGGAACCCCCTCGCCTTCCATCACTCCCATTGATCGGCAGTCTTCTGAGTTTGCGGAGCCCACATCCTCCTCACCTGCTTTTCAAAGAGCTACAACGGAAATATGGACAGACCTACTCTCTGATGATGGGCTCCCATTGTGTCATCATCGTCAACCACCACACACACGCCAAAGAAGTGTTGATGAAGAAAGGAAAGATATTTGCAGGAAGACCCAGAACC GTAACAACAGATGTTCTGACCAGAGATGGCAAGGACATTGCATTTGGAGATTACAGTACTACCTGGAGATTCCACAGGAAAATAGTACATGGAGCTCTGTGCATGTTTGGAGAGGGCTCTGCCGCCATCGAAAAGATAA TCACTGCAGAGGCTCAGTCTCTGTGTGCAATCCTGTCTGAGGCAGCAGCAGCTAGACTGGCCCTGGATCTGTCTCCTGAGCTGACAAGGGCCGTCACCAATGTCATCTGTGCTCTCTGCTTTAACTCGTCCTACCGCCGAGGAGACCCAGAGTTTGAGGCCATGCTGAGCTACAGCCAGGGCATCGTGGATACAGTAGCAAAGGACAGTCTGGTGGACATCTTCCCCTGGTTACAG ATTTTTCCCAATGCTGATCTGCATCTTCTCAAGAAATGTGTTGCCATCAGAGACCAACTTCTACAGAAGCAATATGATAAACACAAG GTGGATTACAGTGACTCTGTGCAGAGGGACCTGATGGATGCTCTGCTGAGAGCCAAGCGCAGTGCTGAGAACAACAACACAGTAGAGCTCGGGGCAGACTCTGTGGGTCTCAGTGACGATCACCTCCTCATGACTGTGGGAGACATCTTCGGAGCCGGCGTGGAAACCACCAGCACCGTGCTCAAATGGGCCATAACTTACCTCATCCATCATCCACAG gttcAAAGACAtatccaggaggagctggacagTAAAGTGGGCGGAGACAGGTCCCCCCAGCTCAGTGACAGAGGCAGTCTGCCTTACCTGGAGGCCACCATCAGAGAGGTGTTAAGGATCCGCCCTGTGGCCCCTCTGCTTATCCCCCACATGGCCCTCAGTGACAGCAG CATCGGGGACTTCACAGTGAGGAAGGGAACTCGAGTCATCATCAACCTGTGGTCTTTGCATCATGATGAGAAGGAATGGAAGAACCCTGAGCTCTTTGACCCTG GTCGGTTCTTGAACAGTGAAGGCACAGGCCTGATCATCCCGTCAGCCAGCTACCTGCCATTTGGTGCTGGGGTTAGGGTGTGTCTGGGAGAGGCTTTGGCTAAGATGgagctctttctctttctgtcctgcATCTTACAACGCTTCACCCTCTCTGTCCCATCGGGCCAACCCCTGCCCAGTTTAGAGGGCAAGTTCGGTGTGGTCCTCCAGCCTGCCAAGTACAACGTGAACGCCACACCCAGACCAGGATGGGAGAGAATCAAGTGCCAGCCATGTTGA
- the borcs7 gene encoding BLOC-1-related complex subunit 7: protein MASTETQPRFGQSVKGLLSDKVGSCSGDVIAMTRQVLKGSRSQELLGQAARNMVIQEDAILHSEDSLRKMSIITTHLQYQQEAIQKNVEHSKNLQDQLRHLLK from the exons atGGCTTCAACTGAGACCCAACCACGGTTCGGCCAGTCGGTTAAAGGTTTGTTATCCGACAAGGTGGGCTCCTGTAGCGGGGATGTGATCGCAATGACACGCCAAGTGTTGAAGGGATCCCGTAGTCAGGAG CTTCTTGGTCAAGCTGCAAGAAACATGGTGATTCAGGAAGACGCCATTCTGCACTCTGAAGAC AGCCTGAGGAAAATGTCTATAATCACCACACATTTACAATACCA GCAGGAGGCCATCCAGAAGAA TGTGGAGCACTCTAAAAACCTGCAGGACCAGCTGAGACACTTGTTGAAGTGA